The Saccharomyces mikatae IFO 1815 strain IFO1815 genome assembly, chromosome: 11 genome has a segment encoding these proteins:
- the GCN3 gene encoding translation initiation factor eIF2B subunit alpha (similar to Saccharomyces cerevisiae GCN3 (YKR026C); ancestral locus Anc_1.263) produces the protein MSEFNITETYLRFLEEDTEMTMPIAAIEALVTLLRIKTPETAAEMINTIKSSTEELIESIPNSVSLRAGCDIFMRFVLRNLHLYGDWENCKQHLIENGQLFVSRAKKSRNKIAEIGVDFIADDDIILVHGYSRAVFSLLNHAANKFIRFRCVVTESRPSKQGNQLYTLLEQKGIPVTLIVDSAVGAVIDKVDKVFVGAEGVAESGGIINLVGTYSVGVLAHNARKPFYVVTESHKFVRMFPLSSDDLPMAGPPLDFTRRTDDLEDALRGPTIDYTAQEYITALITDLGVLTPSAVSEELIKMWYD, from the coding sequence ATGTCGGAGTTCAATATCACAGAAACTTATCTACGGTTTCTAGAAGAAGATACTGAGATGACAATGCCGATCGCTGCAATTGAAGCATTAGTAACATTGTTAAGAATAAAAACACCAGAAACTGCGGCAGAAATGATTAATACGATAAAGAGCTCCACGGAGGAACTTATTGAATCCATTCCAAACTCAGTATCTCTGAGAGCCGGTTGTGATATTTTTATGAGATTCGTCTTAAGAAATCTTCATTTATACGGTGATTGGGAGAACTGTAAGCAACATTTGATTGAGAACGGCCAACTTTTCGTTTCAAGAGCCAAAAAATCTCGTAACAAAATTGCTGAAATAGGAGTAGATTTCATAGCCGATGATGATATTATCTTGGTACATGGCTATTCAAGAGCAGTATTCTCGCTATTGAACCATGCAGCAAACAAGTTTATTAGATTTAGGTGTGTGGTGACAGAATCAAGACCAAGCAAGCAGGGGAACCAGCTATATACCTTACTTGAACAAAAGGGCATACCTGTGACACTTATTGTCGATAGTGCAGTTGGGGCGGTAATTGACAAAGTCGACAAAGTGTTTGTAGGCGCAGAAGGTGTAGCAGAATCAGGTGGTATTATAAATCTTGTAGGCACTTATTCAGTGGGTGTTTTAGCACATAATGCAAGAAAACCATTCTATGTGGTCACTGAAAGTCACAAATTCGTTCGTATGTTTCCATTGTCTTCCGATGACTTGCCTATGGCTGGCCCTCCTCTAGATTTCACACGTCGTACAGACGACTTGGAAGATGCATTGCGTGGGCCCACTATCGACTACACCGCACAAGAATATATTACTGCATTGATCACAGACTTGGGTGTTCTAACTCCAAGTGCAGTTTCAGAAGAGTTAATCAAAATGTGGTATGACTAA
- the BCH2 gene encoding Bch2p (similar to Saccharomyces cerevisiae CHS6 (YJL099W) and BCH2 (YKR027W); ancestral locus Anc_1.267), with protein sequence MSFLWGSTKYKKSKNKKPTGSLPSGAIPVQRVKPARKGVPIDYPRTLEKVLGESLVFRTSFLNELLSTGKSGIGPPDLIHCTELDKFHDEKIGEFFYITGIDASSTSMPIAFLKLIKWNDSTKPKSISFKNDNITTYCTFNIFQKLDIRLRYESEDVYQVNVINCLNGNNETSLSDLIWEETFVSCCIRSMIINLDSERKIPGLVELPFVFENRSPSDYKRVIDSLCKFLPRFLECGWDSTKSVYATILNNYLTQSLLVFLSITPKFMTDYAIQVLDNLIKSDPSNFKYYFIVTIYIMEQSNDRDLEMVRRIHEILDVLLPELYELPSDEPYSTDLINCITDVLCIQARFLLNSNDYELSLSISTLATKLSSDSFESWLLLSKSYVFLQQYDKALLTINSMPCLAEYDIVKQAQINVFKLHMNYYKAPLCHSREVCTMTSHELNHLMNTMHYENELELRSIIFGRTVMPNESKYGCIEEIWSRSCLELGPIYGPQSDNLINFVSHQEVSTIRDLMLLKRSKETRETSWFREQVRFLLMELIVRIGWNVLLQLRSDVFVMESKFKMIDSSDKLSIELRQKRLCQRWFDAMFLDIYEDLSISTSSQENKATAKYSGLEWELLGLTLLRSSALSDAIACLRTSILARFDPISCHHLLNLYLSLDINHEFMRRFDVDIVLDLLVKLISFRIRFYDRFQIFSLQVLKKLKDQLSTEIIKNKIINSSYGQAGIALVIDYMLGCLSENENETYLAYERPLPEPPSTVGAPED encoded by the coding sequence ATGAGTTTTTTATGGGGATCTACGaagtataaaaaaagtaagaaCAAAAAGCCTACCGGATCTCTTCCATCAGGTGCTATTCCAGTGCAACGTGTTAAGCCAGCACGTAAAGGTGTTCCTATAGACTATCCAAGAACTTTGGAGAAAGTACTTGGCGAAAGTTTGGTGTTCAGAACATCTTTTCTGAATGAATTGTTGAGCACTGGCAAATCTGGTATTGGACCTCCAGACTTAATTCATTGTACAGAGCTAGATAAATTTCATGATGAGAAAATTGGGGAGTTCTTTTACATTACCGGAATTGACGCTTCGAGCACTTCTATGCCAATTGCATTTTTAAAACTGATAAAATGGAATGATAGCACGAAACCAAAATCAATCTCCTTCAAGAATGATAACATTACCACTTACTGTACATTCAATATCTTTCAGAAATTGGACATTAGGTTGAGATACGAGTCTGAAGACGTTTATCAAGTAAATGTCATCAACTGTTTGAATGGGAATAATGAAACATCGTTGAGTGATCTCATTTGGGAAGAAACCTTCGTAAGCTGTTGCATAAGAAGCATGATTATCAATTTGGattcagaaagaaaaatacctGGACTGGTGGAACTTCCGTTTGTTTTTGAGAACAGAAGCCCCAGTGATTACAAAAGGGTAATCGATTCACTGTGTAAGTTTTTACCAAGATTTTTGGAATGTGGTTGGGATTCCACGAAGAGTGTCTATGCGACAATACTGAACAACTACTTAACTCAATCATTACTGGTATTTCTATCTATAACTCCAAAGTTTATGACTGACTATGCAATTCAAGTTTTGGACAATTTAATAAAGAGTGATCcatcaaatttcaaatattaCTTTATCGTTACTATCTACATCATGGAGCAAAGTAATGATCGCGATTTAGAAATGGTTAGAAGAATCCATGAGATATTAGACGTACTGCTACCTGAACTGTATGAATTGCCATCGGATGAGCCTTACAGTACCGATTTAATAAATTGTATCACTGATGTGCTATGCATTCAAGCAAGGTTTCTTTTAAATAGCAACGATTATGAGTTATCTTTATCTATCTCCACGTTAGCCACTAAATTATCTTCAGATAGTTTTGAATCCTGGTTGCTGTTGTCCAAAAGTTATGTTTTTCTACAGCAGTACGATAAGGCATTGCTCACAATCAACTCAATGCCCTGTTTGGCTGAATACGATATCGTTAAACAGGCCCAGATTAACGTATTTAAACTGCACATGAACTATTACAAGGCTCCTTTATGCCATAGCAGAGAAGTTTGTACTATGACCTCACATGAGCTGAATCATTTGATGAATACTATGCACTACGAAAATGAGCTGGAGTTGAGATCAATAATATTCGGACGCACTGTGATGCCTAATGAATCTAAGTACGGGTGTATAGAAGAGATATGGAGTAGGTCCTGTCTTGAACTAGGGCCCATTTATGGACCACAAAGCGATAATCTCATAAACTTTGTTTCTCATCAAGAAGTAAGCACTATACGAGACTTGATGTTACTGAAACGAAGCAAAGAGACCAGAGAAACAAGTTGGTTTCGTGAGCAAGTACGTTTTTTGTTGATGGAACTAATTGTGAGAATTGGTTGGAATGTCTTACTTCAGCTAAGGTCTGACGTTTTTGTTATGGAGagcaaattcaaaatgatAGACTCTTCGGACAAGCTCTCTATAGAACTTCGTCAGAAGAGGCTGTGTCAAAGATGGTTTGATGCCATGTTTTTGGACATTTATGAAGATTTGAGCATCAGCACTTCATCTCAAGAGAATAAGGCAACCGCAAAATACAGCGGGTTAGAATGGGAACTACTTGGCTTGACTTTGCTTCGGTCCAGTGCTCTATCTGATGCAATAGCATGTCTACGAACCAGTATTTTGGCGAGGTTTGACCCTATCAGCTGCCACCATCTCTTAAATCTTTATCTTTCCCTGGATATTAATCATGAGTTTATGAGGAGGTTTGACGTCGATATTGTTTTGGATTTGCTGGTGAAGTTGATTTCCTTCCGTATACGATTCTACGACAGATTCCAAATATTTTCCCTACAAGTTCTAAAGAAACTAAAGGATCAGTTGAGCACCGAAATtattaaaaacaaaataatcaatTCTTCTTATGGGCAAGCTGGAATCGCATTAGTAATAGATTATATGCTTGGGTGCCTTTCGGAAAATGAGAACGAAACATACTTGGCTTACGAACGCCCTCTTCCAGAGCCTCCTTCCACTGTTGGAGCACCAGAAGACTAA
- the SAP190 gene encoding Sap190p (similar to Saccharomyces cerevisiae SAP185 (YJL098W) and SAP190 (YKR028W); ancestral locus Anc_1.268), whose product MSGSFWKFGQDYSIESPVTKILNSAFIKIDNDQDGGVPTGTGEEGVSDNKHESSHGGVICEDSITNENEEKEEESSLPTTESEYENYRPNLEVLDDLLDDDELYTELMCSNFKLLIFLKYPEVLSKLIEYVTNEKVLDDGLDSAGKPEIIEGVNDQLILRKRDEWNEKDDVGEKEPEEVVNDGNHDSEDERSVDSEETSITLPPESEEQVETRRARIAAEILSADVWPISAAIMRNKHLLSRLWSILDYPSPLPIPASTYFMKINERLLDMDITGMLEFILSRDSLVARFLTHVDNPSLMDFLLKVVSTDKPDSPTGVIKILKSQELIPKLLDHLNPEHGISTQSAAGDFIKAFVTLSTNSSNELASGIGPNELTRQLVSEEMVEKLIKIMLKGGTCLSNGVGIIIELIRKNNSDYDFIQLVYTTLESHPPSDRDPIHLIHLIKLFAKYMPDFAKMLKETKLPSMKMPFGDIEPLGFERFKICELIAELLHCSNMTLLNEPNGESTAEERDTERARYLETLVEKEKNTAIATTDATYFDNNHGQEKEVTEKLSTLQINNRDDDELNDTEVVDEKSEENSEAKIGEGLENDTSGVELYDETLSDTESVRECLREKPLVGDRLKIALEDTKILINILDMFTEFPWNNFLHNVIFDIAQQIFNGPLKTGYNRFLLKDYLVDAYLTRKIVDADKACQDHEEKTGLRYGYMGHLTLIAEEISKFKEYIDEMKLTFCNTAVSERLEEPFWKEYTETILADTREKYNTVLGDFGNEQESDDDDVIRNSDSEDIIGDAEDSESYGNRGNNELLNDGHDIGNMDLYYNFNNDENNENEEDYAEYSDVDNKNYYNDVGTNDEDYNSYDNKSENVESDYTNRILSHSDDSEGRNSKSIYSENNDENRSDKWTSGTSLFPPDHFPSRPQPSDPKLQNQNIFQHQFDFDGVNDDDDYMDPNDDGQSYARPGNPLYTTPKTPPRPKTILFNSLSALGDNEENEERTPNTSADDRIDNEISSDEEDSEEEDEDNDMANDEGYSLYRSRSKETF is encoded by the coding sequence ATGTCTGGTTCTTTTTGGAAGTTCGGTCAGGATTACTCGATAGAGTCACCAGTTACTAAGATTCTAAATAGTGCCTTTATTAAAATCGATAATGATCAAGATGGAGGCGTACCTACTGGTACGGGTGAAGAGGGTGTTAGTGACAATAAACATGAATCTTCACATGGTGGTGTGATCTGTGAAGATAGTATCACTAACgaaaacgaagaaaaggaagaagagagTTCTTTACCTACGACTGAGTCGGAATATGAAAATTACAGACCAAATTTGGAGGTCTTAGATGATTTActggatgatgatgagtTGTACACGGAACTGATGTGTTCTAATTTCAAACTActaatatttttgaagtatCCTGAAGTTCTATCAAAATTGATAGAATATGTTACTAACGAGAAGGTTCTCGACGACGGACTAGATAGTGCTGGGAAACCTGAAATTATTGAAGGTGTCAACGATCAACTTATTTTGAGGAAGCGAGATGAAtggaatgaaaaagatgatgtcggagaaaaagaaccaGAGGAAGTCGTAAATGATGGTAATCATGACTCTGAGGATGAAAGGAGTGTTGATTCTGAAGAGACAAGTATTACTTTGCCTCCGGAATCTGAGGAACAGGTAGAGACCAGAAGAGCTAGAATAGCAGCAGAGATCTTATCTGCTGATGTATGGCCTATATCTGCAGCAATAATGCGAAATAAACACCTTCTTAGTAGATTGTGGTCAATACTAGATTATCCATCTCCCCTACCGATCCCAGCTTCTACTTACTTcatgaaaataaatgagAGACTTCTCGATATGGATATAACGGGAATGTTGGAGTTTATATTAAGCCGAGACAGTTTGGTCGCAAGATTCTTGACACACGTCGACAATCCATCATTGATGGACTTTCTTCTGAAAGTTGTCTCGACGGATAAACCAGACTCTCCTACAGGAGTCATAAAAATACTAAAATCACAGGAATTAATACCTAAACTTTTAGATCACCTTAACCCAGAACATGGTATTTCTACACAATCTGCAGCAGGTGATTTTATCAAAGCATTTGTCACATTGAGCACCAACTCGAGTAATGAGCTTGCTTCAGGAATAGGTCCTAATGAATTGACAAGACAATTGGTATCGGAAGAAATGGTAGAAAAGTTGATCAAGATAATGTTGAAAGGTGGTACATGTCTAAGTAATGGTGTCGGGATCATAATAGAGTTAATCAGAAAAAACAACTCAGATTACGATTTCATTCAATTGGTATATACTACCCTAGAAAGTCACCCTCCCAGTGATCGAGATCCAATTCACTTGATACATTTGATCAAATTGTTTGCGAAGTATATGCCGGACTTTGCTAAGATGTTGAAGGAGACCAAGTTGCCATCAATGAAAATGCCATTTGGAGATATAGAACCACTGGGTTTTGAGAGGTTTAAAATCTGTGAGCTTATTGCTGAGCTCTTGCACTGTTCTAATATGACACTGTTAAATGAGCCTAATGGCGAGTCGACTGCAGAAGAACGCGATACGGAAAGAGCCAGATATTTGGAAACTTTggttgaaaaggaaaaaaatacagCAATAGCTACTACTGACGCAACATATTTCGATAATAATCACGGACAAGAGAAGGAGGTCACGGAAAAACTGAGTACTCTTCAAATCAATAATCgagatgatgatgaattgaaTGATACTGAAGTAGTAGACGAGAAATCAGAAGAGAATTCAGAAGCAAAGATAGGGGAAGGGCTAGAAAATGATACTTCCGGGGTTGAATTGTACGATGAAACCTTATCTGACACTGAATCGGTGAGAGAATGTTTGAGAGAAAAACCGCTCGTAGGAGACAGATTGAAAATTGCTCTAGAAGATACGAAAATATTGATTAATATTCTCGATATGTTCACAGAGTTTCCTTGGAATAACTTTTTGCATAATGTCATTTTTGACATTGCTCAACAAATATTCAACGGTCCTCTCAAAACTGGTTATAATaggtttcttttgaaagattatTTGGTTGATGCATACCTAACTAGAAAGATAGTAGATGCTGACAAGGCATGTCAAGACCATGAAGAGAAGACAGGATTACGCTATGGATATATGGGTCATCTGACATTGATCGCCGAAGAGATATCGAAGtttaaagaatatattgatgaaatgaaGCTAACATTTTGTAATACGGCCGTTTCGGAACGACTTGAGGAGCCCTtttggaaagaatataCTGAAACTATCTTAGCTGatacaagagaaaaatataataccGTTTTGGGAGATTTTGGCAATGAACAAGAAAgcgatgacgatgatgtCATTAGAAACTCTGATTCTGAAGACATAATTGGTGATGCAGAGGATAGCGAGAGCTATGGAAATAGGGGAAATAATGAACTTCTTAATGATGGACATGATATTGGGAACATGGACTTATATTACAATTTCAACAACGATgagaataatgaaaatgaagaagattaCGCAGAGTATAGTGATGTGGACAATAAAAACTACTATAACGATGTCGGTACTAATGACGAAGATTATAATAGCTATGATAATAAATCCGAAAATGTCGAGTCAGACTATACGAATAGAATACTCTCACATAGTGATGATTCTGAGGGTAGAAACAGCAAGAGTATATATAGTGAGAATAACGATGAAAACAGGAGTGATAAATGGACATCAGGTACCTCCTTGTTTCCCCCAGACCATTTCCCTAGTAGACCGCAACCTTCAGATCCTAAACTGCAAAACCAGAATATTTTCCAGCATCAATTTGACTTTGATGGCgttaatgatgatgacgattATATGGATCCTAATGATGATGGTCAATCATATGCCAGGCCCGGTAACCCGTTATATACTACTCCAAAAACGCCACCAAGACCAAAGACTATACTTTTCAATTCCTTATCTGCGTTGGGTGATaacgaagaaaatgaagaaaggaCACCAAACACTAGTGCTGATGATCGAATAGATAACGAGATATCAagcgatgaagaagactccgaagaggaagatgaagataatgatatGGCCAATGATGAGGGATATTCGCTATATAGGTCAAGGAGTAAAGAAACATTCTGA
- the SET3 gene encoding histone-binding protein SET3 (similar to Saccharomyces cerevisiae SET4 (YJL105W) and SET3 (YKR029C); ancestral locus Anc_1.256), whose product MSVPHSKDQSLLDDASTLLLFSKGKNRPEEASKKDSKADTIEHDECHESEKMGAIAMTAAASVPLPPKKSTEQSMTAATVTTTTKEEHTEKQPPWPVPDSYIVDPDAGIITCICDLNDDDGFTIQCDHCNRWQHAICYGIKDIEMAPDDYLCNSCDPRTVDIDLARQIQRERLGVKTVYPSMSSNGSSNKNNSRDRAPSISNSDGGESLSADRENSNHKDKRRKKTPSNNRAESKNESASASSFETLVTTQKKKEHFLSAKDAYGAIYLPLKKYVFKDELMELFLDKHKDDDCIIQYPHKTFKAMSIEVKPYADIAYSRTYPGFTKLGVYLKRDCVKGDFIQEILGDLDFRSNYLTDPRNQYRVWGTAKRRVIFHSHWPIYIDARLSGNSTRYLRRSCQPNVELVTIKLQDAENTNDKNNKIKFVLRALRGISENEELYIKWQWDSRHPILKLIGDTTIDSLTDLEKYGLINSIETILSNGECGCGNNSKDCYLLKVKRYSQSLYKSVKSRAKMSNRYKLNEILNQYEHKKRREPPILHRLEEKAVTAIEKAPIILNTFHQRKFLDRTDGTKSSRKDSITGAYEDQGIVKPFKFNLFTQYSSNVPVPKNIEAREKPLIIKKSSDYDESHITNIKELPIPVPLPVSKTSWQTVTDFNNVQSKNEHIARTLSLPNSNKELLEEKEQNQNKTGEITTEALTNSKQELSPESIMHLSDFSSSQLHSKKKLSFADYKKKLLK is encoded by the coding sequence ATGTCAGTACCCCATTCTAAAGATCAGTCGCTCCTAGATGATGCATCCACATTATTACTGTTTTCTAAGGGGAAAAACAGACCTGAAGAAGCCTCAAAGAAAGATTCTAAAGCTGACACTATTGAGCACGATGAATGCCATGAGAGTGAGAAAATGGGAGCAATAGCAATGACAGCAGCTGCATCGGTTCCCTTGCCTCCCAAAAAATCAACTGAGCAATCGATGACGGCAGCAACAGTAACAACAACTACCAAGGAAGAGCACACCGAGAAGCAACCTCCATGGCCAGTACCTGACTCGTACATAGTCGATCCCGATGCGGGTATTATTACATGTATATGTGATTtgaatgatgatgatggatTCACTATCCAATGTGACCACTGCAATCGATGGCAGCATGCTATTTGTTATGGTATCAAGGACATTGAAATGGCACCTGATGATTACCTCTGTAACTCCTGCGATCCAAGAACAGTAGATATTGATTTGGCTAGGCAAATACAGCGGGAACGCTTAGGTGTAAAAACAGTATACCCTTCTATGTCTAGTAACGGTTCCAGTAATAAGAATAATAGTCGAGATAGGGCCCCTAGTATATCCAATAGCGATGGCGGTGAGAGCTTGTCAGCAGATCGAGAAAATAGTAACCACAAGgacaaaagaaggaaaaaaaccCCATCTAATAATAGAGCAGAGTCAAAAAACGAAAGCGCATCAGCCAGTTCTTTTGAGACGTTGGTTACTAcgcaaaagaaaaaagagcaTTTTCTGAGTGCTAAAGATGCATATGGTGCGATTTATttacctttgaaaaaatacgtGTTTAAAGACGAACTGATGGAATTATTCTTAGATAAACACAAGGACGATGACTGCATAATACAATACCCCCATAAGACATTCAAAGCTATGTCTATTGAAGTCAAACCGTACGCTGATATCGCATATTCGAGGACTTATCCAGGCTTTACAAAATTAGGAGTTTATCTTAAGAGGGACTGTGTGAAAGGTGATTTCATTCAGGAGATTTTGGGAGACCTAGATTTCCGTAGTAATTATCTCACAGACCCACGAAATCAATATAGAGTATGGGGTACAGCTAAGAGAAGAGTTATCTTCCATTCTCATTGGCCGATATATATAGATGCGCGCCTATCAGGGAACTCAACTAGGTATTTAAGAAGAAGTTGCCAGCCAAACGTTGAACTAGTAACCATAAAACTACAAGATGCAGAAAATacaaatgataaaaataataaaataaagttTGTTCTAAGAGCTCTAAGAGGCATTTCAGAGAACGAAGAGTTGTATATCAAGTGGCAGTGGGATTCACGACATCCTATATTAAAGTTAATCGGTGACACAACAATAGACTCTTTAACTGACCTTGAAAAATATGGCTTGATAAATTCTATAGAAACAATTTTGAGCAACGGTGAATGTGGTTGTGGAAATAACTCCAAAGATTGCTATTTACTGAAAGTGAAGAGGTACTCACAGAGTCTTTATAAATCTGTGAAATCTAGAGCGAAAATGAGCAATAGATATAAGTTGAACGAAATTCTCAACCAATATGAGCATAAAAAGAGACGCGAACCACCGATTTTACATAGgttagaagaaaaagctgTAACtgcaattgaaaaagctccaataattttgaatacTTTTCATCAACGAAAATTCTTAGATCGGACTGACGGTACTAAAAGCTCTCGAAAAGATTCTATTACTGGTGCGTATGAAGATCAAGGTATTGTAAAACCTTTCAAGTTCAATTTATTCACGCAGTATTCCTCGAATGTACCTGTTCCCAAAAATATTGAGGCTAGGGAAAAGCCTCTcataataaagaaaagctCAGACTATGATGAATCTCACATCACTAATATTAAAGAGTTACCAATTCCAGTTCCTTTGCCAGTGAGTAAGACCTCATGGCAAACTGTAACAGATTTCAATAACGTGCAATCAAAGAATGAGCACATAGCTAGAACACTTTCTCTtccaaattctaataaagaattattagaagaaaaagaacaaaatcaaaataaaactgGAGAAATTACGACAGAAGCCTtaacaaattcaaaacaGGAATTGTCTCCAGAGAGTATAATGCATTTATCCGATTTTTCGTCCTCACAACTACattcgaaaaaaaaactaagCTTTGCAGAttacaagaaaaagctactgaaataa
- the GMH1 gene encoding Gmh1p (similar to Saccharomyces cerevisiae GMH1 (YKR030W); ancestral locus Anc_1.252) codes for MSYLPTYTNDLQAGQQGRRQRSNGNENVEGQGYGRQSVPMVIKRLFKTPKNLDLETASWEMFHLIFHPRKAYRSIYYQRQTKNQWARDDPSFFIFQIALISLSSIIWSIYNSSFNNDSNMGFFGIIGHFFKSLVKMVILDFFIFGFTMATIFYLLLNRSHFKFKSSQNTIVEWAYCFDVHCNSFLIILLCLYFIQFLLLPIINLQNWISLLIGNSLYCFAIGHYFILTFYGYNQLPFLKNLNFILLPTLGLSIIYLISLFGIDLSKKLSFYNY; via the coding sequence ATGTCATATTTACCGACTTACACTAATGACTTGCAAGCTGGCCAGCAAGGCCGTAGGCAGCGTAGTAATGGTAATGAGAATGTTGAAGGGCAAGGTTATGGTCGACAATCTGTACCGATGGTAATCAAGAGGCTCTTTAAAACACCAAAGAATCTGGATCTCGAGACTGCCAGCTGGGAAATGTTCCATTTGATTTTCCATCCAAGAAAGGCTTATAGATCAATATATTATCAGCGACAGACGAAAAATCAGTGGGCAAGAGATGATCcctcttttttcatttttcaaatagcATTAATATCATTAAGCTCCATTATCTGGTCGATTTATAACTCAAGCTTTAATAACGACAGTAATATGGGATTTTTCGGCATTATAGgccattttttcaaaagtttaGTAAAGATGGTTATTTTAgatttcttcatatttggATTTACAATGGCAACgattttttaccttttgTTGAATAGATCACATTTTAAATTTAAATCGAGCCAAAACACCATAGTTGAATGGGCTTACTGTTTTGATGTTCATTGtaattcatttttaataatcTTACTGTGCCTGTACTTCATTCAGTTTTTATTGTTACCCATAATCAATCTACAGAATTGGATTTCTCTACTCATTGGTAATTCTTTATATTGCTTTGCCATCGgtcattattttattttgacGTTTTACGGTTATAACCAGCTTCCCttcttaaaaaatttgaacttTATACTTTTACCAACATTAGGACTGTCAATAATTTACCTAATTAGTTTATTTGGCATCGACTTATCCAAAAAATTGAGTTTCTATAATTACTAA